Proteins encoded by one window of Vampirovibrionales bacterium:
- a CDS encoding glutaredoxin, which produces MTPVDATTELDALTTEIQGEIARYPVLVYGKGTDAVPRCGFTLETKEFFESLNCRAHFIDILENFPKRQALSEMTDWPTLPKVFINGVFYGDTDTLEPMRQSGELQTLLKAAHSGADVSATPSAQAS; this is translated from the coding sequence ATGACCCCTGTGGACGCCACTACCGAACTGGACGCTTTAACCACCGAAATTCAGGGCGAAATTGCCCGCTATCCCGTTCTGGTCTACGGCAAAGGCACCGACGCCGTTCCGCGATGCGGCTTTACGCTGGAAACCAAAGAGTTTTTCGAAAGCCTCAATTGCCGCGCGCATTTTATCGATATTCTCGAGAACTTCCCCAAGCGCCAAGCCCTGAGCGAGATGACCGACTGGCCGACGCTTCCCAAAGTCTTTATCAACGGCGTGTTCTATGGCGATACCGATACGCTGGAGCCGATGCGGCAATCCGGCGAACTGCAGACTTTACTGAAGGCAGCCCATTCGGGCGCTGACGTCAGCGCAACGCCTTCTGCTCAAGCGTCCTGA
- a CDS encoding cation diffusion facilitator family transporter: MASSFDSWIKQDAPAVSEQSSLSAAAELDSSAGQSFRQALFACLIGMGVNFGIAALKLGVNFLLSPSAALFSEGLHSLGDGLNSVLLLVGVVRANRTADRAHPFGYGLEANFWALFASFILFLSAAWALIEGIHRFEQPTGHTDYFWALVVLALSMAFEVYAIWTASRAVLTEVGVKATLWNTIPLGYRHVREAKAPTTRYVFFEDTLAFLGALTAFIALIGGQAASAAGWLPADRVHVPDAVASIVISVMLFLLAWNLFFHNKGILLGGAAPAKVEADIRRLVLSLHGVSHVHDLKTIDQGHAGLIVNLTVEVEPNTPVKDVDDLTERIKEKLYGRFRAIRQEQVFIEVLADETETEWGAKFEALIDEGRQRGVLRPRDEELIRRATDFSELMVRDVMIPRTDVEHFDIDTPLEEAAARIIETGHTRWPVFNETIDDLLGIVHSRDIFREVLAHRAQTPLANLIREIDIYPETKLVSDLLEEFRRGRLRMAAVADEHGGFAGIVTIEDLMEEIVGDIWDEYEEEEAPFAFLESNRLKISGKANIEDLNDALDLNFPTDEYVTLGGLVFGMLGREPEAGDRVGFEDLALTVDEVEGPRILTIIVESPAPFVKPETAADSDASGESGE, from the coding sequence ATGGCTTCTTCGTTCGACTCTTGGATAAAACAGGACGCGCCGGCGGTTTCTGAGCAGTCTTCTCTCAGTGCGGCCGCAGAGCTGGACAGTTCGGCGGGGCAATCGTTTCGACAGGCCCTCTTCGCCTGCCTGATCGGCATGGGCGTGAATTTCGGGATTGCCGCGCTCAAGCTGGGCGTGAATTTCCTGCTCAGTCCCAGCGCCGCGCTGTTTAGCGAAGGGCTGCACTCGCTGGGCGACGGGCTCAATAGCGTTCTGCTGCTGGTGGGCGTGGTGCGGGCCAATCGCACGGCGGATCGGGCGCATCCCTTTGGGTATGGGCTCGAAGCCAATTTCTGGGCGCTGTTTGCCAGCTTTATTCTGTTTTTGAGCGCGGCGTGGGCGTTGATCGAGGGGATTCATCGCTTTGAACAGCCCACCGGGCACACCGATTACTTTTGGGCGTTGGTGGTGTTGGCGCTGAGCATGGCCTTTGAGGTGTATGCCATCTGGACGGCCTCGCGCGCCGTGCTGACGGAAGTGGGCGTCAAGGCGACTTTATGGAATACCATCCCGCTGGGGTATCGTCATGTGCGTGAAGCCAAGGCCCCGACTACGCGCTATGTGTTTTTTGAGGATACGCTCGCCTTTCTCGGCGCGCTTACGGCGTTTATTGCGCTGATTGGCGGTCAGGCGGCCTCTGCAGCCGGATGGCTGCCCGCAGACCGGGTGCATGTGCCTGATGCCGTCGCCTCGATTGTGATTTCCGTCATGCTGTTTTTGCTCGCCTGGAATCTCTTTTTCCATAACAAGGGCATTTTGCTGGGCGGCGCGGCCCCTGCCAAAGTAGAGGCCGATATTCGGCGGCTGGTGCTGAGTTTGCATGGGGTCTCCCATGTCCATGATCTCAAGACCATCGACCAGGGCCACGCCGGTTTGATTGTGAATCTCACCGTCGAAGTTGAGCCGAATACGCCGGTGAAAGACGTGGACGACCTCACGGAGCGCATTAAAGAGAAGCTCTACGGGCGGTTTCGCGCTATTCGTCAAGAACAGGTGTTTATCGAGGTACTGGCCGACGAGACGGAAACCGAGTGGGGCGCCAAGTTTGAAGCCCTTATCGACGAGGGGCGTCAACGCGGGGTGCTGCGTCCGCGAGATGAAGAGTTGATTCGCCGGGCGACGGATTTTAGCGAGTTGATGGTGCGCGACGTGATGATTCCACGGACCGATGTCGAGCACTTTGATATTGATACGCCGCTGGAAGAGGCGGCGGCGCGCATTATTGAAACCGGCCATACCCGCTGGCCTGTGTTCAACGAAACCATCGATGATCTTCTGGGGATTGTTCATTCGCGCGATATCTTTCGCGAGGTGCTGGCCCATCGCGCGCAAACGCCGCTGGCCAATCTCATTCGTGAAATTGACATCTACCCCGAAACCAAGCTGGTGAGCGATCTGCTTGAGGAGTTCCGGCGCGGTCGCTTGCGGATGGCCGCAGTAGCCGATGAGCATGGCGGCTTTGCGGGCATTGTCACCATTGAGGACCTGATGGAAGAAATCGTCGGCGATATTTGGGACGAATACGAAGAAGAAGAAGCCCCGTTCGCCTTTCTCGAGTCCAATCGCCTCAAGATCAGCGGTAAAGCCAATATCGAAGATCTGAACGACGCCCTGGATCTTAATTTCCCGACAGACGAATACGTCACGCTGGGCGGTCTGGTGTTCGGGATGCTGGGACGGGAGCCCGAAGCCGGCGATCGCGTCGGATTTGAAGATCTGGCCCTGACCGTCGACGAAGTAGAAGGCCCGCGCATTCTCACCATCATTGTGGAGTCGCCCGCGCCGTTTGTAAAACCTGAAACGGCTGCCGACAGTGACGCGTCTGGCGAATCAGGCGAATAA